TGCGCATTCAGGAGGAAGTGGAGGCGCACGCGGTTGCCCCAAAAAGTGCGCCTGACCCGGTACGCTGCGGCGAGCTGGTCGAGGAGCTCTTCGTCGCGGGCGCGGAGGACCGCGAGCGCATCGGCGCGGCCGATCGTTTCGCCGGCGAGCGACTGGTCGGCGAGGTCGTGCCAGCGCGTGGGATTTTCGGATGTCTTGATCAAGGAGCCATTGCCGGATCGGGGTCCAGGTCGAGCGGAACTAGGGCACCGAGCCCGGCCCGTTCCGCGGCGGAGGCCAGCGCTTTCGGGCTGCGCGGGTCGGCCACTGGAGGGAAGGTCGTAACGGGGACTCCCGCAAGCAACTCGCGGAGCGCTCGCAGGTTCGATTTGTCCCCGCCCCATCCCGCCCCGCCCCCAGCATTCAGGACGACCCCGCGGACCGCGAGCCCCGCACTTCTCGCTGCCTCCAGGGTGAGGAGGGTGTGGTTCAGCGCACCGAGCCGGTCGGCGGCCACGACGATCAGATCGAGCCGCCAGCGCCGGAAGAGCGTGTCGAAGCGGATCTCGCGCGTCAGCGGGACGAGAAGGCCCCCGGCCCCCTCCACGACGATCGCGTCTT
The window above is part of the Gemmatimonadota bacterium genome. Proteins encoded here:
- the bioD gene encoding dethiobiotin synthase, producing the protein MIRLAVTGTDTGVGKTVVAAALVALLRARGRTVAGMKPVETGVRRGDPASDAALLSAAAGGGDPLELVCPVVLPDPLAPWIAAERAGTAVDLAALDQAFETLARGKDAIVVEGAGGLLVPLTREIRFDTLFRRWRLDLIVVAADRLGALNHTLLTLEAARSAGLAVRGVVLNAGGGAGWGGDKSNLRALRELLAGVPVTTFPPVADPRSPKALASAAERAGLGALVPLDLDPDPAMAP